The following proteins are encoded in a genomic region of Bos javanicus breed banteng chromosome 20, ARS-OSU_banteng_1.0, whole genome shotgun sequence:
- the LOC133233590 gene encoding uncharacterized protein LOC133233590, with protein MNYGMRFMTLYRRQGSRSSPWKRNAKKQNGCLGRPYSQIAVKRREAKSKGAKERYKHLNVEFQKTARRDKKAFFSNQCKEIEENNRMGKTRDLFKKIRDTKGTLHAKMGSIKDRNGMDLTEAEDIKKRWKEYTEELYKKDLHNQDNHNGVITNLEPDILECEVKWALESITTNKASGGDGIPVELFQILKDDAVKVLHSICQQIWKTQQWPQDWERSVFIPIPKKGNAKECSNYHTIALISHASKVMLKILQAKLQQYVNRELPDVQASFRKGRGTRDQIANIRWIMGKAREFQKNIYFCFLDYAKAFDCVDHNKLWEILK; from the coding sequence atgaactatggaatgaggttcatgacattgtacaggagacagggatcaagatcatccccatggaaaagaaatgcaaaaaagcaaaatggctgtctggggaggccttattcacaaatagctgtgaaaagaagagaagcaaaaagcaaaggagcaaaggaaagatataagcatctgaatgtagagtttcaaaaaacagcaagaagagataagaaagccttcttcagcaatcaatgcaaagaaatagaggaaaacaacagaatgggaaagactagagatctcttcaagaaaattagagataccaagggaacattgcatgcaaagatgggctcgataaaggacagaaatggtatggacctaacagaagcagaagatattaagaagagatggaaagaatacacagaagaactgtacaaaaaagatcttcacaaccaagataatcacaatggtgtgatcactaacctagagccagacatcctggaatgtgaagtcaagtgggccttagaaagcatcactacgaacaaagctagtggaggtgatggaattccagttgagctatttcaaatcctgaaagatgatgctgtgaaagtgctgcactcaatatgccagcaaatttggaaaactcagcagtggccacaggactgggaaaggtcagttttcattccaatcccaaagaaaggcaatgccaaagaatgctcaaactaccacacaattgcactcatctcacatgctagtaaagtaatgctcaaaattctccaagccaagcttcagcaatatgtgaaccgtgaacttcctgatgttcaagctagttttagaaaaggcagaggaaccagagatcaaattgccaacatccgctggatcatgggaaaagcaagagagttccagaaaaacatctatttctgctttcttgactatgccaaagcctttgactgtgtggatcacaataaactgtgggaaattctgaaatag